Proteins from a genomic interval of uncultured Desulfuromusa sp.:
- a CDS encoding electron transfer flavoprotein subunit alpha/FixB family protein, translated as MKTLLVAEYRDGKLLGTSSELINFAAKLGADSAMVLVGSETELPAYAGKLYLADIDKAGEFNPSVHKQLILDVIKKEQPSMVVLPHSSYGWDLAPRIALALKAAQISEVVEIKDDSLIVPSCNAKLRRQVKATTDISVVTLQGGAFTPAEEPSGTPEVIKVEVATDGDVQFSGYEEAEAGGVDLSKAEIIVSAGRGIGKPENLEIIENLAKALKGEYGASRPVVDAEWADPSRQVGTTGQTVTPKLYVACGISGAIQHLAGMKKSEFVLAINTDKDAPIGEIADVLAVADLKQLVPILTEKLNAL; from the coding sequence ATGAAAACATTACTTGTTGCAGAATATAGAGATGGAAAATTGCTTGGAACCAGCAGCGAACTGATTAACTTTGCTGCGAAACTGGGGGCAGACAGTGCCATGGTTCTGGTGGGTTCTGAAACTGAGCTGCCCGCATATGCAGGCAAACTTTATCTGGCAGACATTGACAAGGCTGGGGAATTTAATCCCAGCGTGCACAAACAGCTGATCCTGGATGTCATTAAAAAGGAACAACCTTCGATGGTTGTTCTGCCTCACTCCTCCTACGGATGGGACCTTGCACCACGAATTGCACTCGCTTTAAAAGCTGCGCAGATTTCTGAAGTCGTTGAAATTAAAGACGACAGCTTGATCGTCCCCTCTTGCAATGCAAAATTGCGACGTCAGGTCAAAGCAACCACAGATATCTCTGTCGTCACCTTGCAAGGTGGTGCTTTCACTCCAGCTGAAGAGCCCAGTGGAACCCCTGAAGTTATCAAAGTTGAAGTCGCCACCGATGGAGATGTACAATTCAGCGGCTATGAAGAAGCAGAAGCTGGTGGCGTCGATTTGTCCAAAGCCGAGATTATTGTCAGTGCCGGACGCGGTATCGGCAAACCGGAAAATTTGGAGATCATTGAGAATCTCGCCAAGGCTCTCAAAGGCGAATATGGTGCCAGTCGCCCGGTTGTTGACGCCGAATGGGCTGATCCGAGCCGTCAGGTTGGGACAACAGGGCAGACAGTGACCCCAAAACTCTATGTTGCCTGCGGAATTTCCGGAGCCATCCAACATCTGGCCGGAATGAAGAAATCGGAATTCGTCCTGGCGATCAATACCGATAAAGATGCGCCGATTGGAGAAATTGCCGACGTCTTGGCCGTTGCTGACCTGAAGCAACTGGTGCCGATTTTGACCGAAAAATTGAACGCACTCTAG
- a CDS encoding phosphocholine cytidylyltransferase family protein: protein MNRNISNDGTAVKTALLLAAGMGSRLSPLTDSSPKCLVKVSRISILERLMRALRSHGFTKLFVVTGHLSETIEDYLGSHYLGIEIAYIASPLYNTTNNIYSLWLAGKDIDEPFLLVESDLVFQPELLTPMLQPDRIAISKMLPWMNGTTVTLNNLKILQGFCLGAESRNNSSHYKTVNIYNFSRNTWRLIQKRLDQYISAGKVNGYYEEVFAEMFAEGTISFAPVFFDASRWYEIDTLEDLGAAEKMFPETYKVKFAAEEKLLPLYKAIGKRSKEVLSYPIPSVSALPSVLPTPIG from the coding sequence ATGAACAGAAATATTTCAAATGATGGTACCGCAGTTAAAACCGCCTTGTTGTTGGCCGCTGGCATGGGAAGTCGACTTTCTCCATTAACAGATTCAAGCCCAAAATGCTTGGTTAAAGTTAGTAGAATATCTATTCTTGAAAGGTTGATGCGTGCCCTTCGTAGCCATGGGTTTACGAAGCTATTCGTGGTCACCGGCCATCTTTCTGAAACCATTGAAGACTACCTTGGCAGCCATTACCTTGGAATTGAAATCGCCTATATTGCCAGCCCGCTTTATAACACCACCAATAATATCTACTCTTTGTGGCTTGCCGGCAAAGATATAGATGAGCCTTTTTTGTTAGTTGAAAGCGACCTGGTTTTTCAACCGGAACTCCTTACGCCGATGCTTCAGCCTGACCGTATAGCTATTTCTAAAATGCTCCCTTGGATGAACGGCACCACAGTCACTCTCAATAATCTAAAAATTCTGCAAGGTTTCTGTTTAGGGGCTGAAAGCCGCAATAACTCCAGCCACTACAAAACAGTAAATATCTACAACTTTTCACGTAACACTTGGAGATTAATCCAGAAGCGTCTTGATCAATATATTTCTGCCGGAAAAGTGAACGGCTACTATGAGGAAGTTTTTGCAGAAATGTTTGCTGAAGGAACTATCTCCTTTGCACCTGTTTTCTTTGATGCCAGCCGCTGGTATGAGATCGACACCCTTGAAGATCTGGGTGCAGCTGAGAAAATGTTTCCTGAGACATACAAGGTCAAATTTGCCGCAGAAGAGAAACTTCTTCCATTGTACAAAGCAATCGGAAAACGTTCCAAGGAGGTGCTCAGCTACCCGATCCCATCGGTATCTGCCCTTCCCTCAGTGTTACCGACACCAATAGGTTAA
- a CDS encoding histidinol-phosphate transaminase, whose product MIVPEADNKEQQFDAIEQMHGGYWRHDFIDHAYLYNLYFPPERFFKQLTSQIHELVLNYPVAQNVLAGLVGTLIAQPAEQIVVGNGAAELIKIVSGHLAKKLIIPVPSFNEYANAAPTENIVEFVIEAPSFQLDVDKFAAEAIRNKADVAVVVSPNNPTSLLVPKVNLLKLLKKLAGHDCMLIVDESFIDFAQDRDRETLEDEIANYPNLAIFKSMSKAYGICGLRIGYMLTANTLFADQVRNGLHIWNLNGFAEMFLVHAPEYQQEFLASCDLVRADRDQFYQNLCSISGFTVYRPDANYIFCRLPDHAPSGPEVARRLFVGHNIYIKHCQGKTMRESDRYIRIASRTQNENRAVAAALKKIVAVEKLS is encoded by the coding sequence ATGATTGTCCCAGAGGCTGACAACAAAGAACAGCAATTTGATGCCATCGAACAAATGCATGGGGGTTATTGGCGACATGATTTTATCGATCACGCCTATCTATATAATCTCTATTTTCCGCCTGAGCGTTTCTTCAAACAGCTGACCAGTCAAATCCATGAACTGGTACTTAATTATCCAGTGGCGCAGAATGTTCTGGCCGGGTTGGTGGGCACTTTGATCGCACAACCAGCAGAACAGATTGTCGTCGGCAACGGTGCCGCTGAATTGATCAAGATTGTTTCTGGCCACCTGGCCAAGAAGTTGATCATTCCAGTACCATCCTTCAACGAGTACGCCAATGCTGCGCCGACCGAAAATATTGTGGAGTTCGTCATCGAAGCTCCATCCTTTCAGCTCGATGTTGATAAGTTTGCGGCAGAGGCCATTCGCAACAAAGCCGATGTGGCCGTGGTGGTTTCTCCGAACAACCCGACCTCACTACTAGTGCCCAAAGTGAATCTTCTCAAACTTCTTAAAAAGCTGGCTGGACACGACTGCATGCTCATCGTAGATGAATCCTTCATCGACTTTGCCCAGGATCGAGACCGGGAAACCCTGGAAGATGAGATTGCAAATTATCCCAACCTTGCCATTTTCAAGAGTATGAGTAAGGCCTATGGTATCTGTGGCCTACGGATCGGTTATATGTTGACAGCCAACACGTTGTTTGCTGATCAAGTCCGCAATGGATTACATATCTGGAACCTCAACGGTTTTGCAGAAATGTTTCTGGTACATGCTCCCGAATATCAGCAGGAATTCCTTGCCAGCTGTGATTTAGTGCGGGCCGATCGAGATCAATTCTATCAGAATCTCTGCAGCATCAGTGGATTTACAGTTTATCGACCTGACGCCAACTATATCTTCTGCCGCCTTCCTGACCATGCTCCTTCTGGCCCCGAAGTGGCTCGCAGACTGTTTGTAGGGCACAATATCTACATCAAACACTGCCAGGGCAAGACAATGCGCGAATCTGACCGTTATATCCGCATTGCAAGCCGCACCCAGAACGAAAACAGAGCCGTAGCTGCTGCTCTGAAGAAAATTGTTGCCGTGGAGAAACTATCATGA
- a CDS encoding response regulator yields MAEKQFHILVVDDMLKNIQLGINLLKDNPAYTLIFATNGQQALERVKEYTFDLILLDIIMPEMDGYEVCKKLKADPHTAKIPVIFLTAKVEQDDIIRGFDVGGVDYITKPFNPRELRARVNTHLNLKYLCEKEIECRERRLLQLQKLESIGLLAGGLTHDFNNLLAIITGVSDSIERQLSKQTIDVSKLGERFETIRQSGQFAAKLISHLIGLGDEERNHVGVVDLNEIVSDIHEICIHSFSKDIVIELNRHPAQALINGNPSQLEQLLLNLMINAKHAMTIMRPDNNSRGNGKLKVTVTEGNTLAEQPCWALIVEDDGVGISDESRAKIFEPFYSTKNNSSNSGLGLSIVKDVVENHQGNIAVTSVVNQGTTFRVDFPKYQA; encoded by the coding sequence ATGGCAGAAAAACAATTTCATATTCTGGTTGTTGATGACATGCTGAAAAATATTCAGCTGGGCATCAATCTTCTGAAAGACAATCCCGCCTACACTTTGATTTTTGCCACAAATGGACAGCAGGCCTTGGAGCGCGTCAAGGAATACACTTTCGATCTGATTCTGCTCGATATCATCATGCCGGAAATGGACGGCTATGAGGTCTGTAAAAAACTGAAGGCAGATCCTCACACAGCCAAAATCCCGGTTATTTTTTTAACCGCTAAAGTTGAACAGGACGATATTATCCGTGGTTTTGATGTCGGCGGAGTGGACTATATCACTAAGCCGTTTAACCCTCGGGAACTTAGGGCACGCGTCAATACACATTTGAATCTGAAATATCTGTGCGAAAAAGAAATCGAATGCCGGGAACGACGTCTGCTGCAACTGCAGAAGCTGGAATCGATCGGACTACTGGCAGGAGGTCTGACTCATGATTTCAACAACCTTCTGGCGATTATCACCGGGGTTTCTGATTCGATTGAACGGCAACTGAGCAAACAGACTATCGACGTGTCGAAGTTGGGAGAGCGCTTTGAAACCATTCGTCAATCCGGTCAATTTGCAGCCAAACTGATCAGCCATCTTATTGGTCTGGGGGATGAAGAAAGAAATCATGTCGGCGTGGTGGATCTGAATGAAATTGTGAGTGATATCCATGAGATCTGCATACATAGTTTCAGTAAAGATATCGTTATCGAACTGAACAGGCATCCCGCCCAAGCTCTGATCAACGGAAACCCGTCACAACTTGAACAGTTATTGCTGAACCTGATGATCAATGCCAAACATGCAATGACGATCATGCGACCGGACAATAACTCGAGAGGCAATGGAAAATTGAAAGTGACGGTGACGGAAGGAAACACTCTCGCTGAACAGCCATGTTGGGCTCTTATTGTAGAAGATGACGGTGTCGGCATCAGCGACGAAAGTCGAGCTAAAATCTTTGAGCCATTTTATTCAACAAAAAATAACAGCAGCAACAGCGGACTGGGGTTGTCCATTGTTAAAGACGTGGTCGAAAACCATCAAGGCAATATCGCCGTGACTTCTGTTGTCAACCAGGGCACAACATTCAGGGTGGATTTTCCTAAATATCAGGCATGA
- a CDS encoding electron transfer flavoprotein subunit beta/FixA family protein, with protein MKILVCIKQVPDMESKFKVNAAGNWYEETDLAWRMNEYDEYAVEQAVQLKQQVGEADLTVLCIGSDRVKETIKKALAMGCDRGAHIADDASHLKDPYAIASLITAYAKDKNFDLIFTGMQSQDRGSGQVGVLVAEMLGIPSLTTLVEFNYTDGTINAKRELEGGIKAGVSCATPALVTCQLGLNTPRYPTLPNIMKAKKKELISTPAADLNPSESLLEVLQVAPPEKKGGGLILEGDPADLADQLIQILKEKTTALA; from the coding sequence ATGAAAATACTTGTCTGTATTAAACAGGTTCCGGATATGGAATCAAAATTCAAAGTTAACGCTGCCGGAAATTGGTATGAAGAAACCGATCTCGCCTGGCGAATGAATGAATATGACGAATATGCCGTTGAACAGGCGGTGCAGTTGAAGCAACAGGTTGGCGAAGCTGATCTGACGGTCCTCTGTATCGGTTCGGATCGGGTGAAAGAAACAATAAAAAAAGCTTTAGCCATGGGATGTGATCGTGGCGCCCATATTGCTGATGACGCGAGTCACCTCAAAGATCCCTATGCGATTGCTTCTCTGATTACCGCATACGCCAAGGATAAAAATTTTGATCTGATCTTTACCGGCATGCAATCTCAAGATCGTGGCAGTGGTCAGGTCGGTGTCCTCGTTGCTGAAATGCTTGGAATTCCAAGTTTAACAACTCTGGTTGAATTCAATTACACTGACGGCACCATCAACGCCAAACGAGAGCTGGAAGGGGGAATCAAGGCAGGAGTCAGTTGTGCAACACCCGCATTGGTAACCTGCCAACTCGGCCTGAACACTCCACGTTACCCAACGCTGCCAAATATTATGAAAGCAAAAAAGAAGGAATTGATTTCAACCCCTGCTGCCGATCTCAATCCTTCGGAATCCTTGCTTGAAGTACTGCAGGTTGCTCCCCCTGAGAAAAAAGGTGGCGGACTGATTCTTGAGGGTGATCCGGCAGATCTCGCCGATCAGCTGATCCAGATTCTCAAAGAAAAAACCACGGCACTCGCATAG
- a CDS encoding metallophosphoesterase: protein MNILHISDLHFGPRHWDGDNQLLLKKLNEYAADIVINTGDSTTDGLEDEYAEAGRFLSALKCKNVISCIGNHDKRNMRSHELFRKYIYNSETICLPETAITTKKHLFLNRKITKVNENFTDVNFIRSILIKEQTILVISIDSNELYSDDGYVEREILTAVSMEIEKTKYDKMLLMTHYSILGTDECPLKNSACLIDFVQKHNIKYVFCGHTHELELMRTNDLYHGHSFYHFMCGTLSSGNHDNDDNMFLYFENFGSDNMHLYLIRMFPEPDKIHFKEEKVF, encoded by the coding sequence ATGAATATTTTACATATCTCGGATCTGCACTTCGGTCCCCGCCACTGGGATGGCGACAACCAGCTTCTGCTGAAGAAACTGAATGAATATGCCGCTGATATTGTTATTAATACCGGAGATAGTACGACCGATGGCCTGGAAGATGAGTATGCCGAAGCGGGACGCTTTCTTAGCGCTCTAAAATGCAAAAATGTTATTTCCTGCATTGGTAATCATGACAAAAGAAATATGCGTTCTCATGAACTATTCCGTAAATATATCTATAATTCCGAAACTATTTGCCTCCCGGAAACGGCGATAACCACCAAGAAACACCTCTTTTTGAATCGAAAAATAACCAAAGTTAACGAAAACTTCACCGATGTTAATTTCATCAGGTCAATTTTGATCAAGGAGCAAACCATATTGGTCATTAGCATTGATTCCAATGAGCTGTACAGCGATGACGGATATGTTGAGAGAGAAATTCTGACCGCAGTTTCAATGGAAATTGAGAAAACAAAATATGATAAAATGCTGCTAATGACTCATTATTCCATTTTGGGTACCGACGAGTGCCCGCTAAAAAATTCTGCCTGCCTAATCGACTTTGTCCAAAAGCATAACATCAAATATGTCTTTTGTGGCCACACCCACGAACTAGAACTGATGCGAACAAATGACCTGTATCACGGCCATTCTTTTTATCATTTCATGTGTGGCACGTTGTCCTCCGGCAATCATGATAATGATGACAACATGTTCCTGTATTTTGAAAATTTTGGCAGCGACAATATGCACTTATATCTGATCCGGATGTTTCCGGAACCTGACAAGATTCATTTCAAGGAGGAAAAAGTCTTTTAG
- a CDS encoding heterodisulfide reductase-related iron-sulfur binding cluster translates to MEYTREIYWNIGHGAATLVPMYLLSFAAVGVLIYAFLQRSKIYKQGQTLDRTDQLPVRITAMIRNVFLQNKVLKVRGPGAAHALFFWGFFLLFIGTCLIFLQADFTDLLFGIKFLKGSFYLFFSLILDLAGFIAIIMLIGLLIRRYIVRPAGLENKKDDIIMHGLLLSILISGFLIEGARMAATEMGTPLAAWSPIGLWVAKILQGMGEPAILSLHSNLWWLHLFMVIAFIAVIPFTKFRHIFTTSANYLFTDLGPKGLVPTLDMEDEEAESFGAAKVTDMTWKDIFDADACTSCKRCQDRCPAWATDKPLSPMKLVQQIGEVACQNPSANLLETIEKDVLWACTTCRACQEICPADIEHVNKIIDMRRNLVLMEGEFPGEEVMTAMENTEVNGNPFGLAFASRGDWAKDLPVVTLGEDNTADILYFVGCYASFDKRNQAIAKAFIRLCDAAGIKVGILGKEEKCCGEPMRKMGNEYLYQMQAGENIEQLNSYGIKQIVTTCPHCFNTLNKDYRDLGLDIDIKHYTTYLAELLEQGKLKLTPQAFDCTYHDSCYLGRYNDIYQAPRTLLNAAGAKLTEMEKSGAESFCCSAGGGRILADENIGTRISEKRAQMAASTGAPTLISNCPFCLTMFEDGIKGAELEEQLQPKDLAEILIERLA, encoded by the coding sequence ATGGAATACACTCGGGAAATCTATTGGAATATTGGTCATGGAGCCGCAACTCTGGTTCCCATGTATCTACTCAGCTTTGCAGCTGTCGGAGTACTTATTTATGCATTCCTGCAGCGTAGCAAAATCTACAAACAGGGACAAACACTGGATCGCACAGACCAATTACCGGTAAGAATAACAGCGATGATCAGAAATGTTTTCTTGCAGAACAAAGTTCTCAAGGTACGCGGCCCGGGTGCGGCTCATGCTCTGTTTTTCTGGGGTTTCTTTCTCCTCTTCATCGGCACCTGTCTGATTTTCCTTCAAGCTGACTTCACTGACTTGCTTTTCGGGATCAAATTTCTAAAAGGTTCGTTCTACCTGTTTTTTTCTCTCATTCTTGACCTTGCCGGATTTATCGCCATTATCATGCTGATTGGCCTTCTGATACGGCGTTATATTGTCCGGCCCGCGGGGCTGGAAAATAAAAAAGACGACATCATCATGCATGGATTGCTGCTGTCCATCCTGATCAGTGGTTTTTTGATTGAAGGTGCAAGAATGGCAGCAACAGAAATGGGGACTCCATTGGCAGCCTGGTCGCCAATAGGTTTGTGGGTGGCAAAAATCCTTCAAGGCATGGGTGAACCAGCTATCCTCAGTCTGCACAGTAATCTCTGGTGGCTACACCTGTTCATGGTGATTGCTTTTATTGCTGTCATCCCGTTCACCAAATTCCGCCATATATTTACCACCAGCGCAAATTATCTGTTCACCGATCTTGGTCCCAAGGGGCTGGTCCCAACCCTTGACATGGAAGATGAAGAAGCTGAAAGCTTCGGTGCCGCCAAGGTTACAGATATGACCTGGAAGGATATCTTTGACGCTGATGCTTGTACCAGCTGCAAACGCTGTCAGGATCGCTGCCCGGCCTGGGCAACGGATAAACCTCTGTCACCGATGAAGCTGGTGCAACAGATTGGTGAAGTCGCATGTCAAAACCCTTCTGCCAATCTCCTGGAAACAATTGAAAAGGATGTTCTCTGGGCATGTACCACCTGCCGGGCCTGCCAGGAAATCTGTCCTGCAGATATTGAACATGTCAACAAAATCATAGATATGCGCCGCAATCTGGTGTTGATGGAAGGGGAATTTCCCGGCGAAGAAGTCATGACTGCAATGGAAAATACCGAAGTCAACGGCAATCCATTCGGGCTTGCATTTGCCAGTCGTGGGGATTGGGCCAAAGACCTTCCGGTCGTTACTCTTGGAGAAGACAATACTGCTGACATCCTTTATTTTGTCGGCTGTTATGCTTCTTTCGACAAACGGAATCAAGCTATAGCCAAAGCATTTATCCGCCTTTGTGATGCCGCAGGAATTAAAGTCGGTATTCTCGGCAAGGAAGAGAAATGTTGTGGCGAACCCATGCGCAAGATGGGCAACGAATATCTCTACCAGATGCAGGCCGGAGAGAATATCGAACAGTTAAATAGTTATGGTATCAAGCAGATTGTCACGACCTGCCCTCACTGTTTCAATACCCTGAACAAAGATTATCGTGACCTGGGTCTGGATATCGACATCAAACATTACACCACATATCTGGCCGAACTATTAGAACAAGGAAAGCTCAAACTAACCCCACAGGCTTTTGACTGCACTTATCACGACTCATGTTATCTGGGACGCTACAATGATATCTATCAGGCACCACGCACTCTGCTGAATGCCGCAGGGGCAAAACTCACCGAGATGGAAAAATCAGGCGCAGAATCATTCTGCTGCAGTGCCGGTGGTGGTCGCATCCTGGCCGACGAGAATATAGGGACCAGAATCAGTGAAAAGCGGGCGCAAATGGCAGCATCGACGGGAGCACCAACGTTGATCTCAAACTGCCCCTTCTGCCTCACCATGTTTGAAGACGGAATCAAGGGCGCTGAGCTGGAAGAACAATTACAACCCAAAGATCTGGCTGAAATACTGATTGAACGACTTGCTTGA
- a CDS encoding thioesterase family protein has protein sequence MKNFKFNTSIEIRFADLDAYGHVNNAVFFSYLETARVKLFQQHFGAFLGTDLMFLVVRAECDYRLPIELTDQLRISISIDQVRRSSFDFGYQMHDGAGKIFAEAKTVMVCYDPQIKKPVAIPPEIKAFFAQEPSSL, from the coding sequence GTGAAAAACTTCAAATTTAATACTTCAATTGAAATTCGTTTTGCAGATCTGGATGCTTATGGGCATGTCAATAATGCTGTGTTTTTTTCCTATCTTGAAACGGCACGGGTTAAGTTGTTTCAGCAACACTTCGGTGCTTTTTTAGGAACTGATCTGATGTTTCTGGTTGTTCGAGCTGAGTGCGATTATCGGCTGCCGATTGAACTGACTGACCAGTTAAGGATCTCTATCTCGATCGATCAGGTCAGGCGATCGAGTTTCGATTTTGGCTATCAAATGCATGATGGCGCTGGGAAGATTTTTGCAGAAGCAAAAACGGTTATGGTCTGTTATGATCCCCAAATAAAAAAACCTGTTGCTATCCCTCCTGAAATTAAAGCCTTCTTTGCACAGGAACCTTCCAGTCTTTAA
- a CDS encoding CDP-alcohol phosphatidyltransferase family protein yields MNESPVVPRPILSYAKDLPNLCSLAGLLCAMLGIYFAFLSNFPATMIGLIWAVFFDWSDGIIARRMPGRTKEQGEFGAQLDSLIDIVSFCICPAVILLSYGNFSPWYIPGAFVIVASGVIRLSYFNVFGLVDKSTYWGFPLDNNVIILVFLFLFDGLISPAIFGLVLYLLLMVLAALNVAPIKTPKFAGRWYYFITGYTLLFTILYGFKMLCTTP; encoded by the coding sequence ATGAACGAATCTCCAGTGGTGCCCAGACCTATACTCTCTTACGCAAAAGACCTGCCGAACCTCTGCTCGTTAGCCGGACTTCTTTGTGCAATGCTCGGCATTTATTTTGCTTTTCTGAGTAATTTCCCTGCAACCATGATTGGCTTGATCTGGGCAGTTTTTTTTGACTGGAGCGATGGTATTATTGCACGCCGAATGCCAGGAAGAACCAAAGAGCAGGGAGAATTTGGTGCCCAGCTTGACTCGCTGATAGATATTGTCAGTTTTTGTATTTGCCCTGCTGTGATCCTACTTAGCTATGGCAATTTTAGCCCTTGGTACATCCCTGGAGCTTTTGTCATTGTTGCCAGCGGCGTGATCCGACTGAGCTATTTCAATGTCTTTGGCCTGGTGGATAAATCAACCTATTGGGGCTTTCCTCTCGATAACAATGTCATTATTCTGGTCTTTCTGTTTCTCTTTGATGGTCTGATCAGTCCTGCAATTTTTGGCCTAGTTCTCTATTTGCTGCTTATGGTTCTAGCAGCCCTTAACGTCGCCCCGATCAAGACCCCTAAATTTGCCGGACGTTGGTATTACTTCATCACCGGCTACACGCTGTTGTTTACGATTCTTTATGGATTTAAAATGCTCTGCACGACACCCTGA
- a CDS encoding MerR family transcriptional regulator yields MQTAVEKSIQIGQLAKNLGITTRTIRYYEEIGLMGPTERLGGGTRTYNRDDVLRLKFILKLKELGISLKEMQELAENFDINQQSFGTITPKLLEILDVHIGKVDQKIANLASLRKEIVDYRSRITAILQGSLQEVR; encoded by the coding sequence ATGCAAACGGCGGTAGAAAAATCGATCCAAATTGGACAACTGGCAAAAAATCTGGGGATTACGACCCGTACCATTCGTTACTATGAGGAAATCGGTCTGATGGGGCCGACTGAGCGCCTGGGGGGTGGCACCAGGACATATAACAGAGACGATGTCCTGCGTCTGAAATTCATCTTGAAACTGAAAGAACTCGGGATCTCATTGAAAGAGATGCAGGAGCTGGCAGAAAATTTTGACATCAACCAGCAATCTTTCGGGACAATTACTCCGAAGCTGCTGGAAATACTTGATGTTCATATTGGCAAAGTCGATCAGAAAATTGCTAACCTTGCGTCTTTGCGCAAGGAAATTGTTGATTACCGCTCGCGCATAACGGCTATTTTGCAAGGTAGCCTTCAGGAAGTTCGTTAA